From Rutidosis leptorrhynchoides isolate AG116_Rl617_1_P2 chromosome 3, CSIRO_AGI_Rlap_v1, whole genome shotgun sequence, a single genomic window includes:
- the LOC139898412 gene encoding uncharacterized protein: protein MASRLKEDERNERSIRNLMKLAENRRCINCNSLGPQYVCTSFWTFVCTTCSGIHREFTHRVKSVSMAKFTTQEVSALQGGGNASAKEIYFKEWDAQRQSLPDSSNVEKLRDFIKHVYVDRRYSGERSFDKPPRAKTGETEDTYGSRSPPYENERRYSDRPSPGGRSDGSSRNSYDERRSPGYDQDFKKSPARVDIVNDWRREDRFGSGKSPDPRKDPEIISPPIVRPVRDILGESVSPLRVIEPPRANGSRPVDGSVQTQRTASSSSLASSNGNPTELRRESSLIDFDADPEPPSTAPVAQTQQVTPPVPTPVPSVGPPSISSSNDNWASFDSSPVVKTSQPPSSGNLLDMLSDLSVPASGNNNPVVSSVQVSPFGTTAPVVTPSTFNPQGASFNAFGNFGDGGQWQNVQPQQNIINSTGIQTPTSTFNQAWSGNTQVPSSAPSANSQVSSGIEAKPAAKQELPADLFTSSYSPYAAQGQSWYPAPQYGMGYNLQYNVQQQPMPPAFVQPSQSSNPFDINDSPAVQATTFPSMAPLQNALPHLGPPSGIHRTSSLGAPTPSWMPQQPSNPLAMPPQQTSYASSMPPGPFMGQVPQNIPPQPRPQVGNFGYDMASFNSMNTNTNQQQSGLYTPPAATPNTFSSNPFG from the exons ATGGCGAGTCGGTTGAAGGAAGATGAGAGAAATGAAAGGAGTATTAGGAATCTTATGAAACTTGCTGAGAATCGGAGGTGTATCAACTGCAACAGTTTG GGACCTCAGTATGTGTGCACAAGTTTCTGGACATTTGTTTGCACAACTTGTAGTGGAATACA CCGTGAGTTCACTCATAGGGTTAAATCTGTGTCGATGGCCAAGTTTACTACACAAGAAGTTAGTGCCCTTCAAGGAGGAGGGAATGCG AGTGCCAAAGAAATTTATTTCAAAGAATGGGATGCACAACGCCAATCCCTTCCTGATAGCAG TAATGTTGAGAAACTTCGGGACTTTATCAAACATGTCTATGTGGATAGAAGATACTCTGGTGAAAGAAGCTTTGACAAGCCTCCAAGAGCCAAGACG GGGGAAACAGAAGACACATATGGCTCTAGAAGCCCACCTTATGAGAATGAACGTCGTTACAGTGATAGGCCTAGTCCTGGTGGAAGAAGTGATGGAAGTTCAAGAAATAGTTATGATGAAAGACGTAGTCCCGGGTACGATCAAGATTTCAAGAAAAGTCCTGCACGTGTAGATATTGTTAACGATTGGCGACGAGAAGATAGATTTGGCAGTGGAAAAAGCCCTGATCCTCGTAAAGATCCAGAAATTATTAGCCCACCGATAGTTAGACCTGTTAGGGATATATTGGGCGAGAGTGTCTCTCCTCTTCGGGTTATAGAACCTCCTAGAGCCAATGGGTCAAGGCCAGTTGATGGCTCTGTGCAAACACAG AGAACTGCTTCTTCCAGTAGCTTAGCATCATCTAATGGGAATCCAACCGAACTTAGAAGAGAAAGTTCATTAATTGATTTCGACGCTGATCCCGAACCTCCTTCAACTGCTCCCGTAGCACAAACACAGCAAGTCACTCCTCCCGTTCCCACTCCCGTTCCATCTGTGGGCCCACCTTCAATATCATCATCAAATGATAATTGGGCCAGCTTTGATTCATCACCTGTAGTAAAAACATCTCAACCCCCTTCAAGTGGTAACTTGCTTGATATGCTTTCCGATCTATCGGTTCCTGCATCTGGCAATAATAATCCAGTAGTTTCAAGTGTACAAGTGTCACCTTTTGGCACAACTGCTCCTGTTGTTACACCATCGACATTTAACCCTCAAGGTGCATCATTTAATGCCTTTGGCAATTTTGGTGATGGAGGACAGTGGCAAAATGTTCAACCTCAACAAAATATTATTAATTCCACTGGTATTCAAACTCCTACTTCAACATTTAATCAG GCATGGAGTGGAAATACGCAAGTGCCTTCTAGTGCTCCAAGTGCAAATTCTCAAGTTTCATCCGGCATCGAAGCTAAACCTGCAGCCAAACAAGAATTACCTGCG GATTTATTTACTTCAAGCTACTCACCATACGCTGCTCAAGGCCAAAGTTGGTACCCAGCTCCACAATATGGCATGGGATACAATTTGCAATATAACGTTCAACAG CAACCCATGCCACCTGCTTTTGTACAGCCATCACAATCTTCAAATCCATTTGATATCAACGATTCACCTGCTGTTCAAGCTACAACA TTTCCTTCAATGGCACCATTACAAAATGCTTTACCACACTTGGGGCCACCATCGGGAATACATCGAACTTCAAGCCTAGGTGCTCCAACACCATCCTGGATGCCACAACAACCATCTAATCCCTTAGCAATGCCACCCCAGCAGACATCATATGCATCATCAATGCCACCTG GTCCATTCATGGGACAAGTACCACAGAACATCCCACCTCAACCTAG GCCACAAGTAGGAAATTTCGGGTATGATATGGCATCTTTTAATTCTATGAATACAAATACAAATCAACAACAAAGTGGATTATATACGCCACCTGCTGCTACACCAAATACCTTCTCTTCTAACCCATTTGGGTAA